A window of the Hordeum vulgare subsp. vulgare chromosome 5H, MorexV3_pseudomolecules_assembly, whole genome shotgun sequence genome harbors these coding sequences:
- the LOC123396255 gene encoding uncharacterized protein LOC123396255 — MRSRLSRCFWLLLLCYCFLSRRAAAAPRLPVRAVNLGGWLVTEGWILPSLFDGIPNKDLLDGTQLQFKSVTQDGFVAAEKGGGAGLVANRSHASGWETFKLWRINETTFNLKVFGNQFVGVQSDGSVVATATSPGKSETFRLVRNAGQNRMRIMAANGLFLQVRLNKIYVPHYSYLPNRANVRDVSGRI; from the exons ATGAGGAGCCGCCTCTCCCGCTGCTTCTGGCTCCTCCTGCTGTGCTACTGCTTCCTCTCCCGGCgcgcggcggcggctcctcgCCTCCCCGTCCGAGCGGTGAACCTCGGCGGCTGGCTGGTGACGGAGGGCTGGATCCTGCCGTCCCTCTTCGACGGCATCCCCAACAAAGACCTCCTG GACGGCACGCAGCTGCAGTTCAAGTCGGTGACGCAGGACGGCTTTGTGGCCGCGGAgaagggcggcggcgcggggctggTGGCGAACCGGTCTCATGCGTCTGGTTGGGAGACCTTCAAGCTATGGCGGATCAACGAGACGACCTTCAATTTGAAGGTGTTCGGCAACCAGTTCGTCGGCGTACAGAGCGACGGCTCAGTGGTGGCCACGGCGACGTCGCCGGGAAAGTCGGAGACGTTCCGGTTAGTGCGCAACGCCGGCCAGAACAGGATGCGGATTATGGCGGCAAACGGGCTCTTCTTGCAGGTAAGATTAAATAAAATATACGTCCCTCACTATTCATATTTGCCAAACAG AGCCAACGTGCGTGATGTGTCCGGACGCATCTGA